A stretch of the Planctomycetota bacterium genome encodes the following:
- a CDS encoding S8 family serine peptidase: MSASTTTRRRIRDLFRQSGRTSSPAIVETLESRVMLSGAVELPSGLEVVDWRDGQVVRVEDSWIMTFERGVTNKTLLAEFSGVIADLGIAIDGYIRRGDRFIEFTTPDPLNERAIDWARGINDDLVNIEPNVARAPNLVPNDPGYVDEYWLENTGQIIPGLLAGTPGADIDAERAWEITTGSSGVVIAVVDTGVEIDHEDLADNIWVNPSEIPGNGIDDDGNGLVDDINGWDFGTATFGEGGTGIFGGDNNPDDDAIGGGHGTAVAGTIGAVGNNGIGIAGVNWDVSILPVKIANQEGALVGGAIIAAHTYLTGLLQAGVPIAASNNSYGAFAPGFFAEFEDFDFERAAIEDFIAAGGTFVASAGNDSNDNDDAFTNFPAAYDLPGIISVAATDNRDELAGFSNFGETTVDVAAPGERILTTAVNNTYTFIDGTSFSGPIVAGIVGLMKAVRPDLTPSQVKDALIASSDPIPALQDLVVADGRVNAFRALEFILTDGPLVTQISPGVLTGAPVNQLEVAFNERLAPLGPGVLSSITLQRSGGDGTFGDGDEVVIPLAGATLDATGTVLTITPSIALGTLDSYRLDLIASGFTDLEGNFLNGDAVSGENETYFFDIVVAPGPGEPNDRIQSATPVIVPGGGDGSVQFSGRTIGDGLQAGLDVDLYRIDMPRGGLVTARVFAETLPTPSTLDGVLRLFDGNGNELAMNDQFFGNDPFIDFFLPSAGVYYVGVSGFGNESYRPLVAGSGSSQSLGSYNLTIDVALVGDATLVETAAFPIPGRPIPDQGTLIESIFIDDSRVISDLNVRIDIAHDFVSDLDISLIGPQGQIVTLANGIGGSADNFTNTIFDSEATRSIVAATPADAPFSGLWAPQDSLTVFNDTAANGLWRIVIRDTKGNDAGSLLEWELDLTLQNDIFGPFELNDTLTTARVVDPASATVTLNAFIGDGGFGVRDVDLFSFEAAAGSTLNIEATSGGVVDLALRLFDADGNELQASNPGGERDAAINGFVFVDGGSYIIGVSDSARAADPGAYDPTAVASGVDGETVGAYTLSLELASGVSDPSVSLSGSRLDAGITGTGVFGLDALGLSLGGIEFLPLVGGEPTRTAFFGLSSGGSSFINDGAGPSRDVPFNVTSQSTPANNRVVVSGVVDGFDVSRTISYAQDGSFLAIDVSLQNVAGRALGNVLWAEGFNPDQDFGGTGSLFTTNDVVDGLPLAVATGANGRSIAIGADATDTRASALFSTISGEIRDPATVLSRSVADPDGVSSDLTMALVYDLGQLADGESVSLRYFVFLSDAGAEPITGANGLYATANNTRADATDQRSGLLTLDPADVAADADGIADLAYRLFYPEGFANDRSSTFVPIVNPTDTDARVIVVARYETGVRDQVLFDGVVAANTRSPDALTITTPELFEMGNATNVFNPETGLADGVRKSTPYALEVRSSVPVAATISHFDFGFSTGEAFTATASELWSFANVSIGQGSNDFITFQNTSSETTKVSTFLFPENGGPATEIVFTLEGLRRGGWNLNAELASGVLQGLAPGNYGVSIVAGDEVVAAASSFDNSGGAAELGVPGLGATEGAIAEGQFGLSSDSETIFIVNGSSTQATVELRFVFDDGSAIRESVVLSGASSASVEVAELPLFPEGKPYAVFYESSAPVTVSSSTRGLGERLASGAATQAQTFWAFSEGFAPIAAGQVDEYLRLYNPGTQDALVEITLQFTDGSTETFRRVATAATVSEFDLRAFISPTRLAEAASGGGTGVFYGFTVKASSGVVAYQGRTDGFFGGSFGTLGIPLGISSGLA, encoded by the coding sequence ATGTCGGCATCCACCACCACGCGTCGCCGGATCCGTGACCTGTTCCGCCAATCGGGCCGCACGAGTTCCCCGGCGATCGTCGAGACGCTCGAGTCTCGGGTCATGCTGTCGGGTGCGGTGGAGCTGCCCTCGGGCCTGGAGGTCGTGGACTGGCGGGACGGCCAGGTCGTCCGCGTTGAGGACTCGTGGATCATGACCTTCGAGCGGGGCGTGACCAACAAGACGCTGCTGGCCGAGTTCAGCGGCGTGATCGCCGACCTGGGCATCGCCATCGATGGCTACATACGCCGCGGCGATCGCTTCATCGAGTTCACGACGCCCGACCCGCTCAACGAGCGGGCGATCGACTGGGCGCGGGGCATCAACGACGACCTGGTCAACATCGAGCCCAACGTGGCGCGGGCGCCCAACTTGGTGCCCAACGACCCGGGCTACGTCGACGAGTACTGGCTGGAGAACACCGGGCAGATCATCCCCGGGCTACTGGCCGGCACGCCGGGCGCCGACATCGACGCAGAGCGGGCATGGGAGATCACGACGGGCTCGAGCGGCGTGGTTATCGCGGTGGTCGACACCGGCGTCGAGATCGACCACGAAGACCTGGCCGACAACATCTGGGTGAACCCCAGCGAGATCCCCGGCAACGGCATCGATGACGACGGCAACGGCCTCGTCGACGACATCAACGGCTGGGATTTCGGCACCGCGACCTTTGGCGAGGGCGGCACCGGCATCTTCGGCGGCGACAACAACCCCGACGACGACGCCATCGGCGGTGGCCACGGCACGGCCGTTGCCGGCACCATCGGCGCGGTGGGCAACAACGGCATCGGCATCGCGGGCGTCAACTGGGACGTCTCGATCCTGCCGGTCAAGATCGCCAACCAGGAGGGCGCGCTCGTCGGCGGCGCGATCATCGCGGCGCACACCTACCTCACCGGGCTGCTGCAGGCGGGCGTGCCCATCGCCGCATCCAACAACAGCTACGGCGCCTTCGCCCCGGGCTTCTTCGCCGAGTTCGAGGACTTCGACTTCGAGCGGGCCGCGATCGAGGACTTCATCGCCGCGGGCGGCACCTTCGTTGCGTCGGCAGGCAACGATTCGAACGACAACGACGACGCGTTCACCAACTTCCCGGCGGCCTACGACCTGCCGGGCATCATCTCCGTGGCCGCGACCGACAACCGCGACGAGCTCGCGGGCTTCTCGAATTTTGGCGAGACCACCGTCGACGTCGCGGCCCCGGGCGAGCGCATCCTGACCACGGCGGTCAACAACACGTACACGTTCATCGATGGAACCTCGTTCTCCGGCCCGATCGTGGCGGGCATCGTGGGCCTGATGAAGGCCGTGCGGCCCGACCTCACGCCGTCGCAGGTCAAGGACGCGCTGATCGCCTCGAGCGATCCCATCCCCGCGCTGCAGGATCTCGTCGTCGCGGACGGCCGGGTCAACGCCTTCCGGGCGCTCGAGTTCATCCTGACCGACGGCCCGCTGGTCACGCAGATCAGCCCGGGCGTGCTCACCGGCGCGCCGGTCAACCAGCTCGAGGTCGCCTTCAACGAGCGGCTCGCGCCCCTGGGCCCGGGCGTGCTCTCGTCGATCACGCTGCAGCGGTCGGGCGGCGACGGCACCTTCGGCGACGGCGACGAGGTCGTTATTCCCCTGGCGGGCGCCACGCTCGACGCTACCGGCACGGTGCTGACCATCACCCCGTCGATCGCCCTGGGCACGCTGGACAGCTATCGGCTGGATCTGATCGCCTCGGGCTTCACCGACCTCGAGGGCAACTTCCTCAACGGCGATGCCGTCAGCGGCGAGAACGAGACCTACTTCTTCGATATCGTGGTCGCCCCCGGCCCGGGTGAGCCCAACGACCGCATCCAGTCGGCCACGCCCGTGATCGTCCCCGGCGGCGGCGACGGCAGCGTGCAGTTCTCCGGTCGCACCATCGGCGACGGCCTGCAGGCCGGCCTCGACGTCGACCTCTACCGCATCGACATGCCCCGTGGCGGCCTCGTGACCGCGCGGGTCTTCGCCGAGACGCTGCCGACGCCGTCGACGCTCGACGGCGTGCTGCGGCTGTTCGACGGCAACGGCAACGAGCTGGCGATGAACGACCAGTTCTTCGGCAACGACCCGTTCATCGACTTCTTCCTGCCCAGCGCGGGCGTGTACTACGTGGGCGTCAGCGGCTTCGGCAACGAGTCCTACCGGCCGCTGGTGGCCGGCAGCGGCAGCAGCCAGTCGCTGGGCAGCTACAACCTGACCATCGACGTCGCCCTCGTGGGCGATGCCACGCTGGTCGAGACCGCGGCGTTCCCGATTCCGGGACGGCCGATCCCCGATCAGGGCACCCTCATCGAGTCGATCTTCATCGACGATTCGCGGGTCATCAGCGACCTGAACGTCCGCATCGACATCGCGCACGACTTCGTGAGCGACCTGGACATCAGCCTGATCGGGCCGCAGGGCCAGATCGTGACGCTGGCCAACGGCATCGGCGGCAGCGCCGACAACTTCACGAACACCATCTTCGACAGCGAGGCGACGCGGAGCATCGTGGCCGCCACGCCCGCCGACGCCCCGTTCAGCGGCCTCTGGGCGCCGCAGGATTCGCTCACGGTCTTCAACGACACCGCGGCCAACGGGCTGTGGCGGATCGTGATCCGCGATACCAAGGGCAACGACGCGGGCAGCCTGCTGGAGTGGGAGCTGGACCTCACCCTCCAGAACGACATCTTCGGCCCCTTCGAGCTCAACGACACGCTGACGACCGCCCGCGTGGTCGATCCGGCGTCGGCCACCGTGACGCTGAATGCGTTCATCGGCGACGGCGGCTTCGGCGTGCGGGACGTGGACCTGTTCAGCTTCGAGGCGGCCGCGGGCTCCACGCTCAACATCGAGGCGACCTCGGGCGGCGTCGTCGACCTGGCGCTGCGGCTGTTCGACGCCGACGGCAACGAGCTGCAGGCCAGCAACCCCGGCGGCGAGCGTGACGCGGCCATCAACGGGTTCGTCTTCGTCGACGGCGGCAGCTACATCATCGGCGTGTCGGACTCGGCCCGCGCGGCCGACCCGGGCGCGTACGACCCGACGGCCGTCGCCTCCGGCGTCGACGGCGAGACCGTCGGCGCGTACACGCTGTCGCTCGAGCTGGCGAGCGGCGTCAGCGACCCCAGCGTGAGCCTCAGCGGCAGCCGCCTCGACGCGGGCATCACCGGCACCGGCGTCTTCGGCCTCGATGCCCTGGGCCTATCGCTCGGCGGCATCGAGTTCCTGCCGCTCGTGGGCGGCGAGCCGACACGGACGGCCTTCTTCGGCCTCAGCAGCGGCGGGTCTTCGTTCATCAACGATGGGGCGGGTCCCTCGCGGGACGTGCCCTTCAATGTGACGAGCCAGTCCACGCCGGCCAACAACCGCGTGGTCGTCAGCGGCGTGGTCGACGGCTTCGACGTCTCCCGCACGATCAGCTACGCCCAGGACGGCAGCTTCCTGGCGATCGACGTCTCGCTGCAGAACGTCGCGGGCCGGGCCCTGGGCAACGTGCTGTGGGCCGAGGGCTTCAACCCCGATCAGGACTTCGGCGGCACGGGCAGCCTATTCACGACCAACGACGTCGTCGATGGGCTGCCGCTCGCCGTGGCGACGGGCGCCAACGGCAGGAGCATCGCGATCGGCGCGGACGCGACCGACACGCGGGCGTCGGCGCTCTTCTCGACGATCTCGGGCGAGATCCGCGATCCGGCCACGGTGCTGTCGCGGTCGGTGGCCGATCCCGACGGCGTGTCGAGCGACCTGACCATGGCGCTCGTCTACGACCTGGGCCAGCTGGCCGACGGCGAGAGTGTGTCGCTGCGGTACTTCGTGTTCCTGTCGGATGCCGGAGCCGAGCCCATCACCGGCGCCAATGGCCTGTACGCCACCGCGAACAACACGCGGGCCGACGCCACCGACCAGCGCAGCGGGCTGCTGACGCTGGATCCGGCCGACGTCGCCGCCGATGCCGACGGCATCGCCGACCTGGCCTACCGGCTGTTCTATCCCGAGGGCTTCGCCAACGACCGCTCGAGCACCTTCGTGCCCATCGTCAACCCGACGGATACCGACGCACGGGTCATCGTGGTGGCCCGCTACGAGACCGGCGTGCGGGACCAGGTCCTCTTCGACGGCGTCGTGGCGGCGAACACCCGCAGCCCCGATGCGCTGACCATCACCACGCCCGAGCTGTTCGAGATGGGCAACGCCACAAACGTCTTCAACCCCGAGACCGGCCTGGCCGACGGCGTCCGCAAGAGCACGCCCTACGCCCTGGAGGTCCGCTCGTCGGTGCCGGTGGCGGCGACGATCAGCCACTTCGACTTCGGCTTCTCCACCGGCGAGGCGTTCACCGCCACCGCCAGCGAGCTGTGGAGCTTCGCGAACGTCTCGATCGGCCAGGGCTCCAACGACTTCATCACCTTCCAGAACACCAGCAGCGAGACCACCAAGGTCAGCACCTTCCTGTTCCCCGAGAACGGCGGGCCGGCGACGGAGATCGTCTTCACGCTCGAGGGCCTCCGCCGCGGCGGGTGGAACCTCAACGCCGAGCTGGCCAGCGGCGTGCTGCAGGGCCTGGCGCCGGGCAACTACGGCGTCAGCATCGTCGCGGGCGACGAGGTCGTGGCGGCGGCCAGCAGCTTCGACAACAGCGGCGGCGCCGCGGAGCTGGGCGTGCCCGGACTCGGCGCTACCGAAGGCGCCATCGCCGAGGGCCAGTTCGGCCTCAGCAGCGACAGCGAGACGATCTTCATCGTCAACGGTTCGTCGACGCAGGCGACGGTCGAGCTCCGCTTCGTCTTCGACGACGGGTCGGCCATCCGCGAGAGCGTCGTGCTCTCGGGTGCGAGCTCGGCCTCCGTCGAGGTTGCCGAGCTGCCGCTGTTCCCCGAGGGCAAGCCGTACGCCGTCTTCTACGAGAGCTCGGCGCCGGTCACCGTCTCGTCGTCGACCCGCGGTCTCGGCGAGCGGCTGGCGAGCGGCGCGGCGACGCAGGCCCAGACCTTCTGGGCGTTCAGCGAGGGCTTCGCGCCCATCGCCGCGGGCCAGGTCGACGAGTACCTCCGCCTCTACAACCCCGGCACGCAGGACGCGCTTGTCGAGATCACGCTGCAGTTCACCGACGGCAGCACCGAGACCTTCCGCCGTGTCGCGACCGCCGCCACCGTCTCCGAGTTCGACCTGCGGGCCTTCATCAGCCCCACGCGGCTGGCCGAGGCCGCATCCGGGGGTGGCACCGGCGTGTTCTACGGCTTCACCGTCAAGGCGTCGTCGGGCGTCGTGGCCTACCAGGGTCGCACCGATGGCTTCTTCGGCGGATCCTTCGGCACACTTGGCATCCCGCTGGGCATCTCCAGCGGCCTCGCCTAG
- a CDS encoding glycosyltransferase N-terminal domain-containing protein, translating to MLGILTNLIYVLVAAITAPRWLRKARGGWAERFGRIGLPPPGWAADNRPVVLVHAVSVGEAGALRALVPLLTPHARVVVSATTDTGLARARDLYGETCRVVRYPLDATFAVRRFLDAVEPDVVALTELELWPNFVSACRRRGVPIAIVNGRISERSFRGYMKIRPLLRRSFAALSAVGAQDEGFARRFVALGVPEDRVRVAGSLKWDSARDPAPGGLSAKAEALAAELGIDRSRLLVVAGSTAPGEEHLLHLACDGLLLVAPRRPERFDEVAASLPRSVRRSARTPGQGASRFVLDSLGELGFAYELADVVVMGRSFGDRGGSLQGSDPMEPAALGKPVLIGPAHANFARVVQQLEASGGLRVVEANGVRAAVGALLADDDARKAMGVAARRCVEEHRGASAANAEMLLSLVHTRSSAGP from the coding sequence GTGCTCGGCATCCTGACAAATCTGATCTACGTGCTCGTGGCCGCGATCACCGCGCCCAGATGGCTCCGCAAGGCCCGCGGCGGCTGGGCCGAACGCTTCGGCCGGATCGGCCTGCCTCCGCCCGGATGGGCCGCCGACAACCGCCCGGTGGTCCTGGTGCATGCGGTCTCGGTGGGAGAAGCCGGGGCGCTGCGGGCGCTCGTGCCGCTGCTGACGCCGCACGCCCGCGTCGTGGTGTCGGCGACGACCGACACCGGGCTCGCGCGGGCGCGGGACCTGTACGGAGAGACCTGCCGCGTCGTGCGGTACCCGCTCGACGCGACATTCGCGGTGCGGCGTTTCCTCGACGCCGTCGAGCCCGACGTGGTGGCGCTCACGGAGCTGGAGCTGTGGCCCAACTTCGTGTCGGCGTGCCGACGGCGGGGCGTGCCCATCGCGATCGTCAATGGGCGGATCAGCGAGCGTTCGTTCCGCGGCTACATGAAGATCCGGCCGCTGCTGCGGCGGTCGTTCGCGGCGCTGTCGGCCGTGGGCGCCCAGGACGAGGGCTTCGCCCGCCGCTTCGTGGCCCTGGGCGTGCCCGAGGACCGCGTGCGGGTGGCCGGCTCGCTGAAGTGGGATTCGGCGCGGGACCCGGCTCCCGGAGGGCTCTCCGCCAAAGCCGAGGCGCTGGCGGCGGAGCTGGGCATCGATCGCTCCCGGCTGCTGGTCGTCGCCGGCAGCACGGCGCCGGGCGAGGAGCACCTGCTGCACCTGGCCTGCGATGGCCTGCTTCTGGTGGCCCCGCGGCGGCCCGAACGCTTCGACGAGGTGGCGGCGAGCCTGCCGCGAAGCGTCCGCCGATCGGCGAGGACGCCCGGCCAGGGCGCGAGTCGCTTCGTGCTGGATTCGCTCGGCGAACTCGGCTTCGCCTACGAGCTGGCGGACGTGGTGGTCATGGGGCGGAGCTTCGGCGACCGCGGCGGATCGCTCCAGGGTTCGGACCCGATGGAGCCGGCGGCGCTCGGCAAGCCCGTGCTGATCGGCCCGGCGCACGCCAATTTCGCCCGGGTGGTGCAGCAGCTCGAGGCATCGGGCGGGCTGCGGGTGGTAGAAGCCAATGGCGTTCGGGCGGCGGTAGGAGCGCTCCTGGCCGACGACGACGCGCGGAAGGCGATGGGGGTGGCGGCGCGGCGGTGCGTCGAGGAGCACCGGGGCGCGAGCGCAGCCAATGCCGAAATGCTGCTGTCGCTGGTGCATACGAGGTCTTCCGCTGGCCCTTGA
- the traT gene encoding complement resistance protein TraT: MPFSRRTLASVVALAAVAAALPACTTVSRGIGNLTANKYAKPRSGTEWVIAPPQLDPPASDARTIYISHRNLSDLQDLEIKPIVVAAAQSEGWQVVSDPEAATFRLRGQTRFFGEVEPGSGGVAQARALGVVTGAAVGIGTGIGVAEATDSGLAGAAAGGAAGGLVGLGIANASTPREWALIVDWVLEERMSEPTEFDVYTDSSATAASGMATSTTRSSTGGGERARSGSYATNTRTSNYFPHGVRLSAWANQMNMRENEAAPKIRERVERVVANMLPQ, from the coding sequence ATGCCGTTTTCGCGTCGAACCCTCGCTTCCGTTGTGGCCCTCGCGGCCGTCGCCGCCGCGCTGCCGGCGTGCACGACCGTCAGCCGCGGCATCGGCAACCTCACGGCCAACAAGTACGCCAAGCCCCGCAGCGGCACCGAGTGGGTCATCGCCCCGCCGCAGCTCGACCCGCCGGCGTCCGATGCCAGGACGATCTACATCTCGCACCGCAACCTCAGCGACCTCCAGGACCTGGAGATCAAGCCCATCGTTGTCGCCGCCGCCCAGTCGGAGGGCTGGCAGGTCGTCAGCGATCCCGAGGCCGCGACCTTCCGCCTGCGGGGCCAGACGCGGTTCTTCGGCGAGGTCGAACCCGGCTCGGGCGGTGTCGCGCAGGCCAGGGCGCTGGGCGTCGTGACCGGCGCCGCGGTCGGCATCGGCACGGGCATCGGCGTGGCCGAGGCGACCGACAGCGGCCTCGCCGGCGCTGCCGCCGGTGGCGCCGCGGGCGGCCTGGTCGGCTTGGGCATCGCCAACGCCTCCACCCCCCGCGAGTGGGCCCTCATCGTGGATTGGGTGCTCGAGGAGCGGATGAGCGAGCCCACCGAGTTCGACGTCTACACCGACTCGTCGGCCACCGCCGCCAGCGGCATGGCGACCTCCACCACCCGCAGCAGCACCGGTGGCGGCGAGCGTGCTCGATCGGGCAGCTACGCCACCAACACCCGCACCAGCAACTACTTTCCCCACGGCGTGCGGCTGAGCGCCTGGGCCAACCAGATGAACATGCGCGAGAACGAGGCCGCCCCCAAGATCAGGGAGCGGGTCGAGCGGGTCGTCGCCAACATGTTGCCCCAATAG
- a CDS encoding MBL fold metallo-hydrolase, translating to MADGTARGRIGVGWLVRRMSFEFLGTGVSSGVPVIGCTCLTCTSEDPRDRRLRCSAALRFEDDRGDERTLLFDAGPDLRQQALRAELDRLDALLFTHNHVDHTWGLDEIRRFNQLMHGPVDIYASDQTMAFLRRVYAHVFEAHKNVQPSFVASVIPHRIEACVPLELFGLRITPIPLLHGKLPVLGFRVDAASGTVASRKGAGDLLPLAYCTDVSAVPPDAWPLLRGLKTLVLGALRHRKHPTHFSIDEAVSAAQRIEAERTWFIHMNHEVRHEPTERQLPGTIRLAWDGLVLPRSAEDERDEEAWRAGLRV from the coding sequence ATGGCCGATGGTACCGCCCGTGGGCGGATCGGCGTAGGCTGGCTGGTGCGGCGGATGTCCTTCGAGTTCCTGGGCACGGGCGTGTCGTCGGGCGTGCCCGTCATCGGCTGCACCTGCCTGACGTGCACGTCGGAGGATCCCCGCGATCGGCGGCTGCGGTGCTCGGCGGCGCTGCGGTTCGAGGACGACCGCGGCGATGAACGGACGCTCCTGTTCGACGCGGGGCCAGACCTCAGGCAGCAAGCGTTGCGGGCGGAGCTCGACCGCCTCGATGCGCTGCTGTTCACGCACAACCACGTGGACCACACGTGGGGGCTCGACGAGATCCGACGGTTCAACCAGCTGATGCACGGGCCGGTGGACATCTACGCCAGCGACCAGACGATGGCCTTCCTGCGGCGGGTGTACGCGCACGTCTTCGAAGCCCACAAGAACGTGCAGCCCAGCTTCGTGGCGTCGGTCATCCCGCACCGGATCGAGGCGTGCGTGCCCCTCGAGCTGTTCGGGCTGCGGATCACGCCCATCCCGCTGCTGCACGGCAAGCTGCCCGTGCTGGGCTTCCGCGTGGATGCGGCGTCGGGCACGGTGGCCTCGCGGAAGGGCGCGGGGGACCTGCTGCCGCTGGCCTACTGCACCGACGTGTCGGCCGTCCCGCCCGACGCGTGGCCGCTGCTGAGGGGCCTTAAGACCCTCGTGCTGGGCGCACTGCGGCACCGCAAGCACCCCACGCACTTCTCGATCGACGAGGCGGTGTCGGCGGCACAGCGGATCGAGGCCGAGCGGACGTGGTTCATCCACATGAACCACGAGGTGCGGCACGAGCCGACCGAGCGGCAGCTGCCGGGCACCATCCGGCTGGCCTGGGACGGCCTAGTGCTGCCGCGATCGGCCGAGGACGAGCGGGACGAGGAGGCGTGGCGGGCCGGCCTGCGGGTCTAG
- a CDS encoding cysteine--tRNA ligase: MALRLHNTLTRRIEPFRATDPARVTFYSCGPTVYDDAHIGNFRSFLIADLLRRWLESPLCVIQDADGNEHDPGRDGPRTVRHVMNITDVGHMTEDDQADGGGEDKMQLAGQRLLEAKKAGTLPEGTNVDPRDPYAIAGFYRDRFLEDARRLGLKVATEAEANPELMPVATDYVANPGRPMDMVRVIQRLIDNDRAYVVGEPGGRAVYFHVPAFEGYGRLSGNTLEALRSGAGGRIDEGNQAAKKHAADFLLWKEDAGHIMQWDSPWGRGYPGWHVECSAMAFATLATASGSSTIPDAEPIIDLHSGGEDNIFPHHECEIAQSCCAFNADPSGASFARHWFHPRFLLVEGQKMSKSKGNFYTARDLFSRGIEPAALRLALIRTHYRSNADFTEQLLKDSQRMIERWRRFADARANGPEHPAATGARLAFAEAMHDDLNIASAIAAVNTMLGAIDEPTSHDASALQELDASLGVLALEKPQSESTSIGLFAPGVEPDPAVLQKLEDRKFARARKDYAASDAIRDELAAMGYAIKDVAGGKVEVSRA; encoded by the coding sequence ATGGCGCTGAGGCTGCACAACACGCTCACGCGGCGCATCGAGCCGTTCCGGGCCACCGATCCGGCACGAGTGACCTTCTACAGCTGCGGCCCCACCGTCTACGACGACGCCCACATCGGCAACTTTCGCAGCTTCCTGATCGCCGACCTGCTGCGACGCTGGCTCGAGAGCCCGCTGTGCGTCATCCAGGACGCCGACGGCAACGAGCACGATCCAGGGCGTGATGGCCCCCGCACCGTTCGCCACGTCATGAACATCACCGACGTCGGCCACATGACCGAGGACGACCAGGCCGACGGCGGCGGCGAGGACAAGATGCAGCTCGCCGGCCAGCGGCTGCTGGAGGCCAAGAAGGCCGGCACGCTGCCCGAGGGCACGAACGTTGACCCCCGCGATCCCTACGCCATCGCCGGCTTCTATCGCGACCGATTCCTTGAGGACGCCCGCCGGCTCGGGCTGAAGGTCGCCACCGAGGCCGAAGCCAACCCCGAGCTCATGCCCGTTGCCACCGACTACGTGGCCAACCCCGGCCGGCCCATGGACATGGTCCGCGTCATCCAGCGGCTGATAGACAACGACCGCGCCTACGTCGTCGGCGAACCCGGCGGCCGCGCGGTCTACTTCCACGTACCCGCCTTCGAGGGCTACGGCCGGCTCAGCGGGAACACGCTGGAGGCCCTCCGCAGCGGCGCAGGCGGCCGCATCGACGAGGGCAACCAGGCCGCCAAGAAGCACGCCGCCGACTTCCTGCTCTGGAAGGAGGACGCCGGCCACATCATGCAGTGGGATTCGCCCTGGGGCCGGGGCTACCCGGGCTGGCACGTCGAGTGCTCGGCCATGGCCTTCGCCACGCTCGCTACCGCCAGCGGCAGCTCGACGATTCCGGACGCCGAGCCCATCATCGACCTGCACTCGGGCGGCGAGGACAACATCTTCCCCCACCACGAGTGCGAGATCGCCCAGAGCTGCTGCGCCTTCAACGCCGACCCCTCCGGCGCCTCCTTCGCCCGCCACTGGTTCCACCCCCGCTTCCTGCTGGTCGAAGGCCAGAAGATGAGCAAGAGCAAGGGCAACTTCTACACCGCCCGCGACCTGTTCAGCAGGGGCATCGAGCCCGCGGCGCTGCGCTTGGCGCTCATCCGCACGCACTACCGCTCCAACGCCGACTTCACCGAGCAGCTGCTCAAGGACAGCCAGCGGATGATCGAGCGATGGCGGCGCTTCGCGGACGCTCGGGCGAACGGTCCCGAGCACCCAGCCGCAACAGGCGCAAGGCTCGCCTTCGCCGAGGCCATGCACGACGACCTGAACATCGCGTCCGCCATCGCCGCCGTAAACACCATGCTGGGTGCCATAGACGAGCCCACCAGTCACGATGCGTCTGCGCTGCAAGAGCTCGATGCGTCGCTCGGCGTGCTCGCCCTCGAGAAGCCGCAGTCCGAGTCGACCTCCATCGGCCTCTTCGCGCCGGGTGTCGAGCCGGACCCCGCGGTCCTCCAGAAGCTCGAGGACCGCAAGTTCGCCCGCGCACGCAAGGACTACGCCGCGTCGGACGCCATCCGCGACGAGCTGGCCGCCATGGGCTACGCGATCAAGGACGTCGCCGGTGGGAAGGTCGAGGTCAGCCGCGCCTAG